One window from the genome of Oceanispirochaeta sp. encodes:
- a CDS encoding glycyl-radical enzyme activating protein encodes MGFVFNIQGFSLHDGTGLRTTVFFKGCPLNCPWCANPEGKKYEPQFMIGNSGCISCGDCGDLRQQGTNLVALESVEALKTLCPSGTITVSGESMTPGEIAREVLKDKPFYSASGGGVTFSGGEPLSQPGLCKETAELLKNQGLMTAVETCLHIPWKNIELVLPYIDEFLCDLKHGDPVIFKEHTGGDLNLILENLKKLDSREVPIRIRVPIIYGFNHEGKAIESILDIVSGLKSVKAIDFMPYHPLGAGKHEALGLPYSLPLHSMDIEEVHPYIQMAESRGWNATIGGAL; translated from the coding sequence ATGGGGTTTGTTTTTAATATTCAGGGTTTTTCTCTGCATGACGGCACAGGTCTCAGAACAACCGTCTTCTTCAAAGGCTGTCCCCTGAACTGCCCCTGGTGCGCCAATCCGGAGGGAAAAAAATACGAACCTCAGTTTATGATCGGAAACAGCGGATGCATCTCCTGCGGAGACTGCGGCGATCTGAGACAACAAGGGACAAACCTGGTGGCTCTGGAGTCAGTCGAAGCCCTTAAAACCCTATGCCCCAGCGGAACTATCACGGTCTCGGGAGAATCGATGACACCTGGAGAAATTGCCCGGGAAGTCTTAAAGGACAAGCCCTTTTATTCAGCCTCCGGCGGAGGTGTGACTTTTTCCGGAGGTGAACCCCTCTCTCAGCCCGGACTCTGTAAAGAAACGGCTGAATTATTAAAAAATCAGGGCCTGATGACAGCTGTTGAAACCTGCCTCCATATCCCCTGGAAAAATATAGAATTGGTCCTGCCTTATATAGATGAGTTCCTTTGTGATCTCAAACATGGGGACCCTGTTATTTTTAAAGAACATACGGGAGGAGACTTGAATCTGATCCTGGAGAACCTGAAAAAACTGGACAGCCGAGAAGTCCCGATTCGTATCCGGGTTCCCATTATCTATGGTTTTAACCATGAAGGGAAAGCCATAGAATCCATACTGGATATTGTATCAGGATTAAAGAGTGTGAAGGCCATTGACTTTATGCCCTATCACCCTCTGGGAGCCGGAAAACACGAAGCCCTGGGACTCCCCTATTCTTTGCCATTGCATTCTATGGATATCGAAGAAGTCCACCCTTATATCCAGATGGCCGAGTCCAGAGGATGGAATGCCACCATAGGAGGCGCATTATGA